The following coding sequences are from one Candidatus Nanopelagicus hibericus window:
- a CDS encoding UDP-N-acetylmuramate dehydrogenase, producing MEQLSDFTTLRVGGPAQKIVHAHTAAELIEFVKAADQAGEKVLILGGGSNLLISDSGFAGTVIRVESKGSALDYDACSGGMIEVAAGEDWDKFVELTINKGFADLESLSGIPGTVGGSPIQNIGAYGHEVSETIARVKAYDRKKGEVVTLTNAQCNFSYRSSVFKQEADRYVILNVTFQLRKGDESLPISYIELANYLGIKLGERAVVTKVRQAVLDLRGRKGMLLNPTDSNTYSAGSFFVNPILSKAEAEKLPKDAPRWPQADGRVKTSAAWLMEHAGIFKGEKLAGAQISNKHVLALTNSGDARAEDIVELAKKARAAVFEKFGIKLQAEVQLVGLDLN from the coding sequence ATGGAGCAATTATCTGATTTCACCACACTTCGAGTTGGTGGACCTGCACAAAAAATAGTTCATGCTCACACCGCAGCGGAGTTAATTGAGTTTGTAAAAGCGGCAGATCAAGCTGGTGAGAAGGTATTAATTTTAGGTGGCGGATCAAATTTATTAATCAGTGATTCAGGATTTGCAGGAACAGTAATAAGAGTTGAAAGCAAAGGAAGCGCTTTAGATTACGACGCATGCAGTGGGGGCATGATTGAGGTGGCAGCTGGGGAGGATTGGGATAAATTTGTTGAGCTAACAATTAATAAAGGCTTTGCTGATTTGGAATCCTTAAGTGGAATTCCAGGCACTGTTGGAGGTTCACCCATCCAAAATATTGGTGCGTACGGGCATGAGGTGAGTGAAACTATCGCCCGAGTCAAAGCTTATGACCGTAAAAAAGGTGAGGTAGTTACCTTAACTAATGCACAATGTAATTTTTCCTATCGAAGCTCTGTCTTTAAGCAAGAAGCTGATCGATATGTAATTTTAAATGTCACTTTTCAACTGCGAAAAGGTGATGAATCACTGCCAATTTCCTATATTGAACTGGCTAATTACTTAGGAATTAAATTGGGTGAAAGAGCTGTGGTTACAAAGGTACGCCAAGCAGTTTTGGATCTGCGAGGTCGTAAAGGTATGTTGCTAAATCCAACTGATTCAAATACTTACTCTGCTGGCTCTTTTTTTGTTAACCCTATTCTTAGTAAAGCCGAGGCTGAGAAATTACCAAAAGATGCACCACGCTGGCCACAAGCAGATGGCAGAGTTAAAACTTCAGCTGCTTGGTTGATGGAGCATGCGGGGATTTTTAAGGGTGAAAAATTAGCTGGTGCTCAGATTTCAAATAAGCATGTTCTAGCACTTACCAATTCAGGAGATGCCAGGGCTGAAGATATTGTGGAGTTGGCAAAGAAGGCCAGAGCTGCGGTATTTGAAAAGTTTGGAATTAAATTACAAGCAGAGGTGCAATTAGTAGGTCTAGATTTAAACTAG